A DNA window from Tamandua tetradactyla isolate mTamTet1 chromosome 22, mTamTet1.pri, whole genome shotgun sequence contains the following coding sequences:
- the IL21 gene encoding interleukin-21, whose product VHSLTEVSQGLVLLLILRRSSPGSMERIAVCLILIFSGTMAHRSSSQKQDRFMIRMRQLIDIVDQLKHYVHDLDPGYLPAPQDVKRHCDRSAFSCFQSAQLKSANAGDNEKRITTLIKQLKRKLPPTSPGRAREHGPVRLAFAIALTCMY is encoded by the exons GTTCACAGTCTAACTGAAGTTTCACAAGGTCTTGTCCTATTGTTGATACTTAGGAGATCCAGCCCTGGCAGTATGGAGAGGATAGCTGTCTGTCTCATCCTCATCTTCTCTGGGACGATGGCCCATAGATCCAGCTCCCAAAAGCAAGATCGCTTCATGATTAGAATGCGTCAACTTATAGACATTGTGGATCAGCTGAAACATTACGTGCATGACTTG GACCCTGGATACCTGCCAGCTCCACAGGATGTAAAG AGACACTGCGATCGGTCCGCATTTTCCTGTTTTCAGAGCGCCCAGTTAAAGTCCGCAAACGCAGGAGACAATGAGAAGAGGATCACGACGCTGATTAAACAGCTGAAGAGGAAACTACCTCCCACAAGCCCAGGGAGAGCACGGGAGCACGGACCAGTAAGGCTGGCATTTGCCATCGCTCTTACTTGCATGTATTAA